The nucleotide window TGGGTCATATTCACATTGTCATAATGCTGAAGAGCCGCAAGTTATGAGGGTAtgttataggggtgtgaattgcctagtacctgacgattcgattcgtatcacgattcacaggtcacgattcgattcgataccgattaatcccgatacgaatttataagtcgattgttgcgatttttttcattcaaatttagaaaatactaatcagtaagcttgtagagtgtaagatttatatgaaaatgtattatttatttatctgaaatttcagtcttatagaggttgtcatctgtttcatgtttgaacagcattaaaataaaatattaaggcttaatgttccgttcatataacattcttccatgctcaaggtgtgaatccttaaaaaaataaaataaaaaataaaaaatacaataaaaatcgattctgccgattattgaattgattcgagaatcgcgcgatgtagtatcgcgatatatcgccgaatcgattttttttaacacccctagtatgttATCCCTATTCGTGAATTTGAcagaccgtattttccgcactataaggcgcacctccaaagaatgacatattttcaaacattttccatatataaggcgctacagtagaggctggggttacgttatgcatccattagatggtgctgcgctgaagggaatgtcaacaaaacagtcagctaggtcagtcaaactttatgaatagattacaaagcagctttctgacaactccaaaatgaataaacagctgttttattattttctctgaggatAAGTATGAgtgttagctagcgatccaagatggcgggatcgtctgcgcatgcgcgtcaccgatcgtcactgatagcgtcttgacagcgagacctgcaaattttttaggtgcgccttatagtcgggaaaatacggtagtccaTATCCATTAAGGATTACAAGTTGACCTCAGGCGGTGGCCCAAACACGTGTTTTGCAGTACTATAGCACAGTGCCAAATACCAGGCAGTTACGGGCTGTACAAATGCTTTTGAACTATATTGTAAAGCcggtcacagaaaaaaaaataaaaaaataaagtcacgTTACTTCTGCCTCATTTCGACCAGTTTTACAGTTCAGAGACAAGCATCCATCTGCTTTATTCTGTCCTCTGGGTGAATTTCACTGATCATTCATAGAAGCCGACCCAGCTAACGCTCCACTACTCTCAAACTGTCATGCACATGTGCGCACTTGCGCACACCCACGCCACAATTATTTCAACTTCATTTGGACAACGTGATTTTGCACAGGGAAGACAGACACACATCCATCTGCTTTCAATTTCATTATTCATGAATGCACACATGCTTGCCATCATGCATATATTCAGTCAGATATTAACAACTATTACCTCCCAAAAGTTGCTCTGATTGAATGTGCTGAAGAATACCTTCGCCAAGTTTCAGTCAACAAATGAAACAATAAAACGGGATGTTTGTTGAGCCAATAACATTGCATTGTCAAAACTcaagattggtcaataatttggaagaaaaaacaaaaataaaaaaaacaacaacagacccATGTAGGAACTGACCAATTATATCAATTTGTGAAAAACTATGAAATTCACCAAAATCGGAGGTTTCTGTTTGACCATAATGGTACGTTCCCTTGTTGCTGTGAGCGGTATAGGGAAAACGCCAAAGCAATTGGATTTAGTTTatagaccaatcacagagcgacattgtgtttgggggcgggatatgcaactgtgacgaaaccaggaagccggcGCCgatgccggagctaacaaacaaacctaacatggacgaatggacgctgcaattaattctgttctcgcagaattactcaccgtttccttggtgaacagcgagaggcgctttgtgaatttctagctggtaagatgtttacCCTTAGGCAAgaacaaacacaacattttcacCCGTGGACGGGATTGGTCATAACAAACGTGtggaatgtcgcatcgtccaatcagctcaaattattgtacagaatgtcccgccttttcccgatgaaattactgtggagaggtaccagatggatacgtAATATCGCCAGGTTATGAATCTTcgaaaaaacatggaatgagCATGCCTCTAAAATGCCCCATAACTATTAAATTCACAACAAAACAATTGACAACTTATCTTTTTCATCTGCACTAGTTACCAAGAGTTTTTAGAGCAAGTGTTAGCATTTGAAACATGACGCTAACTTTAACCAGTTGATGTATCGGAATTTTGGCCTGCCTGAAAAAttggtggatattttttttaaattaaatgaaacttgttagccaatcagagaagaTGCAATGGAAGAATTAATGGATATTAGTCATATCATAATGAGGTTACATTACTCACATTTGACTCTAATTTGAAGGTCACAGGTAATATCagacaaaaacattgttttttttttttcaccacacaaaaagttcaatttCTCCCTGAACACTTCATCCAATTTTCAACATTATTGCTGCTTTGCACTCAGGTTGAAGTGGTCTTTCCAACCAGATTGtgacacaatttatttatttattttttatagtaatagtaaaattaaaatactgtatgtcaaaACAGTAACCCGAAAATAGAGTAAAAATACTGTCGAGTCTTACTGCACTGAGGAAAGTGAGTTTGCTTAAATTTTGTCCTTTTCGAGTCGcggctcacaaaaaaaataatccacaaaagtaaaaacaaatctcATGTTAATCCTTTGATGTTGTCTTGAACGGTTTCTTATTGGAATACATCCAGTATTGCAATAAAACCATGAAAAGcccaagaaaaagcaaaacacaagcATGAGGCGATATTACACATTGCGGTGCCTCGCCCCTTTTTATGCAAAATAAATGCTCAACATAAATGATCCTCTGCTTCATTTGTATCCAGACAGGTTCCAAAAGACTGATTGTTGTGACGTCGTTTCAATTGCAGGACACTGAAGTGCTGAATACTGCAATCCTGACCGGAAAAAAGGTGGCGGTGCCTGTGAGAACTGTCGCTGTGGAAGAAGACGGCCTGCTCACTGATGTTACGGGATATACAGAATGCACTTCTACTGATGAAGATGCTCTCAAGGTATGCTTCAATCGCACATATACATTCAGTGCACTACTTCAAatgatcaaataaaacaaaaaatcatttaCTTTTGTCCCTGATTCAAAACATGatgtgacaaaagaaaaaaatattcttcacgGGAATGGTTGGCCCACGTGTGTGATGACAGCAATGACGACAGTAGACAAATATGATCGACCAAAGTCACCTCTTTTCTCTTCCATCTCTTTTCCACTCAGTAAAGCAAAGTGTTAGTCGGGCTTCAACGGCATCGCCCATCAATCTGGTCCTCAATGAACAGCCGCTGAGCTAAATCGCTCAGCGCAAATTACCTTGCAGGCTGCCACACTGCTCTCATCCTgcgactttttctttttatcccgTCAACCTGGGCATGGCGGACTGCCAAAAGtcggattttgttttttgactgatGGAATTGAAAGTTGGGGTCTACGACTTTGGGGTTACAGAATGTCAAAATTGACATTAAAGCAGGACAATGGACCCCAGCCTCAAGCAaacatattgtacattttttttatgattaaaacATGTTAAAGAGCTTCGGCAAATGTTTCTTTCTTAATTTTGTTTCATGGGCTGAACTCAAAGATCGTCTTTTTTCTATGTACACAAGAGGTTTATTTCTCTCAAATGTTCACAAATAAATCCTTCCAACATAGAGCCATGATGTTGTTGATGAATGAAAGACTTCACAGTAACTCTGTgcatttaaactcattcactcgccgccattttcacatttcgcaatcccgttcgttcccggctgttttcctggattttgactgattttgcaaggctcacagaatattgtgttcaattgctataaaagcatggaacctaccaaaagaaagattgaagtctcttctttcatcaggaaaaaaaagtatgtttctatctgtttccgttttgcagcaattagcattagaagagagctaagtttcatcacttttcacaaatctatttaaaattgtaagtaattgagcttttttttttcgacatggccctggttgatctcctttgctctgctgccacctgctggccgtttgtgtaataactaccatttctgcaaccgttctttgcagttgagaggctgcatcaaagccttctgtatgctctagcataaaaacaaaacaaaaaaacgtataaatacgtctttgggactcttaaaacataaaaaaaacaaaaacgtatttacacgttattgggagcaaatgagttaaaatgccatCATTAAAATACACCTGTGTTTTGGTCCATAACATATGGCTGGCCTTAGCCGTACTTGACAGGAAGCACATCTGCCTAACATCTTTTTTCATCCACAGTGACTGAAGAGTATCAAACCTGTTGGTGCTCGATGGGAAGGTTTCAGTTAtggcgttagcattagcattatagACAGGATATCAGCAGTTGATCTCGCGAGTTGCAATACGTTCGGAGTGCGTATGTGGAGTGTTTTATGGATTTGTCAGGTCGCAAATGAACAACCGATCCTTCAGTAAAAGCTTCTTGACTCGTATGACTCGTCACGATCTTTATGGTGTGACTCATCAATTTATCAGGTTTGAACTGAATTTGCCCAACTGCTTAATTTTGCTTGCAAATGGAATAACAGAACATTCTTTCAATctttcaaatatattttcagtaTAAACTACATTGTAATTATTATCATTGAGCGCACGCCTTTCAGCCTGTCTGTACTGCCTCATGAAAATAAGATACGATTTCAAAGCAAATATCAATTGATGACACAAAAACCCATTGGGCGCCATAATTGTTGACAGAATGAGATTGTGACTCAGAAGAGTGGGCGGCGGCCACGTTAAAATATCTTCCATTTTAAACGATGTTTTTGAAGTGTTATTTGAACAAGGCTCCAAGTTCAGTTTCAGCGTGAAGCTCTCGGATGATGTTCTCGTTAAAGAGGAGAAATGAACAAAGTGTCTCCGAATATGGATGAACGGATGACTGCATtcacaatcaattaaaaatatgAGGACTCCATACAGCttgaaacacttaaaaaaaaacaactctattCGTGTCTATTGATCCGTGCGTGCATTAGGAATTCTCCATCGCTGCCGCGCTGTAAATGCACCGTTTGGATGGAATTCATGCATGAGATTATTTGTCAGGAAGTTAGGCCATAGCAGGATGACACATCGTGACGTGGTCATTTAAAAGCTTTAGTCGCGGACACGGTTGCGGGATGATTCGGAAATGCACCGATGATCCTCTCGAAAACAGCACGCGCACGTGGCAGCACAAGCGCCGGATTCGTGCAAATAGGAGCGAGATTTGCTATTTGTATTCCTCCTTAGGCTATCAGTCaaagtcacattattttttttttttttccactcctgtGTGCATTTCCAGAGGCTGGTGACTGAATTTAAATGCGGCGTTATAATTATCCCGTTTGTTGTGAGCGGCGGCTGTTGAGAGGACCGACGAAAAGCTCCCGATTCACGTCTCCGATTGTCCACGTGATCTTTTTCAGTCGTAACTTTAAAACTCTCCAAGGTCACTTTTGAAACGATCGCGTTATGAACGCACTCGGCTGCGAAGGACTGATGCCGCGCGCTATTTTGATGAACATAAAATCGCAATGCCGCGTCTTCCCAATGCTTCGGAGCCGTGATCATCAGAGTCGTTTATTGCAGCTAAACTGACATCGCGACGATATCACATGCAGTGCAAAAAGTACCACGAGGACATTTATGGTGTGGTGAGAATCAACCATTTGTtaaaatattgacatttatGAGATTGTTGATTGTGCATAACGCTCAtttgttcagaaaaaaaaatatcaggatAAACTGGCTGGTATGATCAAGACATTACAATGATAAAGCATCTCCATTTCTCTTCCTGTGCAGGTGTCGGACAGGTGTGACTATGTTTTTGTAAATGGCCAAGAAACAAAAGGCAAAGTCAAGATGATGGTAAACTTTACCTACAGCTACCTCAGTGCTCAACTGGAGCTGAACGTGTGGATGCCCCGACTCCCCCTGCAGATCGAAGTGTCAGACACAGAGCTGAGCCAAATCAAAAGCTGGAGGGTCCCTATCGTGACTTCCAAGAGGTGCGTTACACACGTTTGGTTTGCGTCCATACAAGACAAGCCTGTTTGCCCTCGACACGTTATGATATGACGTCGCTTGCATTGCCGAACGCTCAAACAGATCAAATTCTACGAGCCACTTATCGAATAAATGACGTTTTGTATGTCTCAGATCTGTCTGGAACAGTCAAGTGGATGAGAAGAAGGGAAAGGGCTGCACGTTGCAGTTTCAGCACGCCCTGGTGCGCGTGCTAACCCACTTTGTGGCCGAGAAGGCGGACCCCCGGGACTCGAAGGCCTATTTCCTGGGCTCTGACTGGCAGGTGGATGTCACGAGACTTGTTAGATACTTCATGAAGGTGGAAGATCCTCGTGTGGCACGGCTGCAGGCGGGGAGGGTGCTGTCAGGTCAAGACGTTGGGACCACGGCCATTCAGGTGACTCAGCATGAGCATCAAACCTGTACTAGGGGAAGCCACGAGGAGCCAAAATAGTGTTTATGTATCTGTCTATCGAGGCCAGTAAACTGCATTTCAATATTGTTATAGGCCGGTTCTTCTTCGTTCTTAACCTCGGAGGTGCTGAACCCCACCGGTTTCCGAGTCGATATTCACCCAACACTTCTTCATTGAAAAATACAATCTGATAGCTAGGTTGTGCTGGACTAGATTTACACTTGGAACTGCAAATCAGGAAGTTAGGATGCTGACttcatcactcaactcaacaactgctgttttttgtttcatggaatccaggggcagcagatagcatgaaaacagcagaggccccaaaaTAAAACCCTGCGGAACGCCATACGTTCCAttctacatgtgaattcatattgcacatattcggccgaccattttcttttttaccatTGACAtagttaatatttttcattttattattattattattattattattattatcaattcaatctctggtgtaataaccttatttattgattgattgaattcttttttgattttattatctgttctcattgctgctggacatgccaatttcccagagggatcaataaagtcaagtctaaatcTAAGTCCAAgtctaataataaagaaatcacacgatgTGCCATCACAACAGACAGAAGTCGACTACTGAGTGCACCAAATTCCCCGAGGCACAGATAGGCAAACAACGTAGAATGATCACCTGCAGCAAATCAACCGTGACGTTATCATCGCAAATCATTCGAGTCGGTTGCATGTCTTGACCTCGCTTGAGACTGACTCACCGTGTTAATGTGTGAAACGCTACAATGCATCATCTTAAAATGTCAGTGGTGCTCCTGTGACTGATGTCAGATGGTCCAATGAATCCCTGAGCAGCACTTGACATGCTGGCTAATTAAAGTAACATCAAGCAGCAAGGTAGAACTTAACTTTGTTAAATCACGCTTGGCACAAAGTTTGGACATTTGCTAGTTTTAGGTTAAAGaaagtggatgtttttttttttttcttgggatTCTTCATACTGGCTCACGCATCTGAATCTGATAAGACATTTTAGCAAAGCGCGAGAATGGCCAAGCATCTGCCCCGAGCCGCTACCGTCCCATCCTGACTGACCAAATGACTTCCACGTTATTCtcaactgcagtctgctgttgctGATTCGATTCATTACAAGTTAGATGTGATTCACGTAATCGTATTCACCGAGCTTGTGGGCAGGACTATGTAAGGGTCGGGCCCTAGATACTGAGGTGTGGGTGACCTTCATTTTGAAACAGAAGGCGCTTATGATCTCTAGATGGCGTTTTCCAGGTGACAATGACAAAGTTAAAACATGTCATTGAGGGGCATATTCAGCAAAGTTTTTCAGACAGACTAATTCTGACGTGTTTTTATTCAGAGATTGCgtcaagaaaatgttcaattagggcataaaaatctgttttttgctATTCCATGCAATTTTGACATAATGGTGAAAAGCAAACGTAAGCTCAGTCAGTCGAGCGGCATTTCCGGCCGGGCCTGAAACAGCTGTCAAAGTGGCTTATGCAAATGGAATTAAAAGGGGACGCTGAGAGCAGACGAGACCATGTAAAGTCAATTACAAAGTTGGGATTATGGATGCCAAATAGTTGTTTATTCCTAGAAGACTCGCTGGCGGTGCAGTCCTGGATTCACAATTGAGGATGTCGCTCGTTTCAAGGGCATCTCACAGATTACGTTTACGTCCCATCAATATTtgggttaaggtcaaaattcggGTAAGGTTGGTAATAACCTGTTTACACGTGTGAGTACGCGCACTAACTCCCTACATGGTAATGTCATGAATCACCGTCTAAACCGCGACACACTTAACAACACCATCATGACTCAAATAGACGCAATCTCCACTTCGTATTTTCTATCATATCACCACACTAATAAGTCGATTTCTTCCTCGCTCCAAAAGTGGACCTATTACGGATGTATCAAACGTTAGCCATTTTTGTTTATCTTCCGATTCACGTGCACGAGACGGTTGGACTTTCTGTACTAAAAAGACCAAAATTGGTTGCGAATAGAGCACGCGCAGAACACAAATCAATGCCTCGTTGAATCGAGGTATTTCAGTCACGtttacatgaacaaatattcgggGTAACTCAAGAGTTCTTACTCGGGTTTTTTAGCATATTTggggttttgtgtgtgtttacattgcctttcaaaacccaaatGTTGCCAATATTCAGGATTTTGGAAGTGACTGACCAAATATATTGTCCAAAATGGATGTAACCTTCATTCTGTATTTTTGAAGTGGACAACCTTGGCCATACAACAAACTTTGAAACTACTAAGATGAATCATATGTAAGGATTCATCTTTGTACGCAGAAATATAGACAAATATATCTGTATTTGATCATATTTGTTGTTATATTGATATTTCACAAGACATGTGAATTACTGGGCTAATCTGGGACCTTGGGTATTAAATTTCATGCCTTATCGTGCAAATGTGGTATATCGGTATAACAAAATTAAATTCCTTGAATATGACATATTGGCAAATACATAAAATGACCCCCACGCCACATTTAGAACCTGATGAAACAACCTGGTCAATGCACTTACGGTATGTGACATTGTTCTGCGACAGGTGTTTTCTCCACTCTCTGACACAATCTTGGCAAAAACAACAGTGAAAGTCACGGATGAAAAAGTGAGCATTACCGAACTGGGGGTCCAGATGGTTGCAGGTCTCTCGATGAGCCTACAACTCAGCCCAGGGAGCAACAGGGCCCTTTTGGCAACCACGGCTACACAGGAAGTTCTGAGGTTGCCCAAACAGGTTCCATTCTCAATCAACTTAACTCCAGCATGATTGAATGATTGTTCCAAAACACAATgacaatttcttttcttttcttttcttttctcttgcCATTAGGAAGCCATGGTCAGCGCATGGGTCCAGTTCAGCGATGGCAGCCAGACACCTCTCGACATCTATGATGCTGCCTCTTACCGCGTGACGGTGTCATCCTTGGATCAGGCCGTGGTGTCAGTTCGCGGAACCCCACCAGCTGCGGTGGCAGAGGGAGAGGGCGAAGGGGTTCTGGTCCGAGTGGAAATGTCTATCTGCGAGGCTTGCCAGAAGTCTAAACGTAAAAGCACTGTAGCTGTGGGCAATGGCAGCCTCAAGGTGAAGTTTCAGATGAAAAGTCGACGGCCGGACAACAGCAACAGCCGAAATTCTGACAGCAAAAgcacagaaaaaaagaacaacgcCGGGGACTTCAGAAGTGACGGGGAGGAGATGGAGAGTGACGGGGAGAAAAGGAGACCGTCGCAGGTTCCTTCATTGCGCCTCACAACGTCGGCGAGGGACGAGAGCCCCTTGGCCAAGACCACAATCAAATCAACGGAGAGGACGTTCATGACCAGCGGCAGCCTTGGAGGTGTGGGGAAACCAGGCACTTCGGGGAGCAGTCCCACCAGCACGGTCAACATCAGTTTGGTGAGCAGCAAAGCATACGGCTCCGACAATATGATAGTGGACAGCGTTCGTTTCACAAGTACCGTGAAGGCTCCCGGTAACCTGGTCAACTCCAATAATATTCCCACTAAAATTGTTGTTCCTGGACAAGAGTCAGTGGAGGTCGAGATCAGTGGCGAGGAAGATATGTTGACAAACAGACCCCTCACAGACTTAGAGATTGGTATGTATGCTCTCTTGGGAGTCTTTTGCTTGGCCATCATGGTCTTTCTTGTAAATTGTATATCATATGTCGTGAAGTTCAGACATAAGAAGTCTCCGTCACATGGCCAGGAGCCGACAGGTCACAGGCATGACTGGGTGTGGCTCGGTACAGATGCCGAACTGGTGATGAGCGTCCCGGGAAGTCCCGTTCAACAAGACTCGCAGACGATGACCACCGTGATAGACATTGGGCCCGATAAAAGCGCTTCGCTGTCCAGAAGGCCCAGTTGCCTGGCACCAGTCACAGACTCTCCTATTGGCTGCGCGGGCGCCTTCAGGAGCAAACCGTTGCCGGCGGAGTCGCTCCACTCGCCAACCAGCAAGAGGAAGCGAGTCCAC belongs to Festucalex cinctus isolate MCC-2025b chromosome 5, RoL_Fcin_1.0, whole genome shotgun sequence and includes:
- the LOC144018831 gene encoding transmembrane protein 132D isoform X2, yielding MRNFSMQSHTQPFVILRASRQPAVNASYGRMSTERLVPQDLVQAVRLFNAPDAFTFNWKIRAFVLTPRVFSSKPKVRLLFYVAGRDWNRQGGAEDELPCVTVYAFWQTQEVRCSCAMGGERGTCLAELLPLPGWFGQGSESTGREKQDPPAGNLVELYYQARPKVGGECGAPEGSRWGSSQQQRAEYVAVTPMQRIGSVRLLQVPKGMATLSRLKLGNSIVIRTSSKPLKKTDIAAFYVLMAGSAQLTNFTLRATVKNGVTFRTATPSNSLLWDITLDTGADGTISVICQRKSPISGKRLEGSLLEVLQMDFEVDDLNSPVNSQAIIWKLELPSKNTAKTEGAMTIYTTQRDFVGLAPLVTDTEVLNTAILTGKKVAVPVRTVAVEEDGLLTDVTGYTECTSTDEDALKVSDRCDYVFVNGQETKGKVKMMVNFTYSYLSAQLELNVWMPRLPLQIEVSDTELSQIKSWRVPIVTSKRSVWNSQVDEKKGKGCTLQFQHALVRVLTHFVAEKADPRDSKAYFLGSDWQVDVTRLVRYFMKVEDPRVARLQAGRVLSGQDVGTTAIQVFSPLSDTILAKTTVKVTDEKVSITELGVQMVAGLSMSLQLSPGSNRALLATTATQEVLRLPKQEAMVSAWVQFSDGSQTPLDIYDAASYRVTVSSLDQAVVSVRGTPPAAVAEGEGEGVLVRVEMSICEACQKSKRKSTVAVGNGSLKVKFQMKSRRPDNSNSRNSDSKSTEKKNNAGDFRSDGEEMESDGEKRRPSQVPSLRLTTSARDESPLAKTTIKSTERTFMTSGSLGGVGKPGTSGSSPTSTVNISLVSSKAYGSDNMIVDSVRFTSTVKAPGNLVNSNNIPTKIVVPGQESVEVEISGEEDMLTNRPLTDLEIGMYALLGVFCLAIMVFLVNCISYVVKFRHKKSPSHGQEPTGHRHDWVWLGTDAELVMSVPGSPVQQDSQTMTTVIDIGPDKSASLSRRPSCLAPVTDSPIGCAGAFRSKPLPAESLHSPTSKRKRVHFTTFSSMEHQHSPYLSQRENGRGIHWVGKEDGCEEGPQAPVAETRDGV
- the LOC144018831 gene encoding transmembrane protein 132D isoform X1, whose protein sequence is MSGNCLGWRSLHLIFATLTTVVSQEFSTKELSDTKSPVPLPVFLPVNYEVRDADYLFLKEAGQDFMRNFSMQSHTQPFVILRASRQPAVNASYGRMSTERLVPQDLVQAVRLFNAPDAFTFNWKIRAFVLTPRVFSSKPKVRLLFYVAGRDWNRQGGAEDELPCVTVYAFWQTQEVRCSCAMGGERGTCLAELLPLPGWFGQGSESTGREKQDPPAGNLVELYYQARPKVGGECGAPEGSRWGSSQQQRAEYVAVTPMQRIGSVRLLQVPKGMATLSRLKLGNSIVIRTSSKPLKKTDIAAFYVLMAGSAQLTNFTLRATVKNGVTFRTATPSNSLLWDITLDTGADGTISVICQRKSPISGKRLEGSLLEVLQMDFEVDDLNSPVNSQAIIWKLELPSKNTAKTEGAMTIYTTQRDFVGLAPLVTDTEVLNTAILTGKKVAVPVRTVAVEEDGLLTDVTGYTECTSTDEDALKVSDRCDYVFVNGQETKGKVKMMVNFTYSYLSAQLELNVWMPRLPLQIEVSDTELSQIKSWRVPIVTSKRSVWNSQVDEKKGKGCTLQFQHALVRVLTHFVAEKADPRDSKAYFLGSDWQVDVTRLVRYFMKVEDPRVARLQAGRVLSGQDVGTTAIQVFSPLSDTILAKTTVKVTDEKVSITELGVQMVAGLSMSLQLSPGSNRALLATTATQEVLRLPKQEAMVSAWVQFSDGSQTPLDIYDAASYRVTVSSLDQAVVSVRGTPPAAVAEGEGEGVLVRVEMSICEACQKSKRKSTVAVGNGSLKVKFQMKSRRPDNSNSRNSDSKSTEKKNNAGDFRSDGEEMESDGEKRRPSQVPSLRLTTSARDESPLAKTTIKSTERTFMTSGSLGGVGKPGTSGSSPTSTVNISLVSSKAYGSDNMIVDSVRFTSTVKAPGNLVNSNNIPTKIVVPGQESVEVEISGEEDMLTNRPLTDLEIGMYALLGVFCLAIMVFLVNCISYVVKFRHKKSPSHGQEPTGHRHDWVWLGTDAELVMSVPGSPVQQDSQTMTTVIDIGPDKSASLSRRPSCLAPVTDSPIGCAGAFRSKPLPAESLHSPTSKRKRVHFTTFSSMEHQHSPYLSQRENGRGIHWVGKEDGCEEGPQAPVAETRDGV